The segment ATCTAGCAAAAGCCCCAGAAAATttcgtcatttttattttacgtaacaCTCGAATGTCACTAATCGGCAGCCAATAATTACAATCAAATCTTATTTATGTTTACTGCCTTATCTCGTTGGACAGACTATTTTACCTTTTAGTTTCTTTTACGACtgagtaatataaatttaattagttGGCAACAGCAAATCATTAATAGGGAATTTGCTTGTGTAGAATCAGTCGGTCCGTGTTCTTTTCAGTTCATAACGTTGTTGCAGAAACACGTGGTGAAGAGTGtgattattgaatttaaagcGAAATACGGAAGTAATTACGTAAGTAAGGGTGTCAGACtaaatattaagttatattCTATATGGGTGTAACAAAAGGAATCatttacttttactttattttattatattagtatGTACACTTATGTAGCATCAATTCGCATactgataatatttattgtaattatttaaatatacatggAGTAACGAATatagtataatttaatattaattgcttaaattttttatttgctgTCTATAGATTAAGTTGAAgattgttaaaattaaactgAAATTATATGTCAGATAAACGTTGCTAAACAGTACTAGAATgtgtatataatgtcatataacaTCTAAATACCAAcaagtaaaatttcataaagtacatgatatttatatttttaagttaaatctagtttttatttaaaaattgaggacatataaatttcaaaccaaaatataattatttattgtattacacCATATCGTGAAAGTaccatagaatattttatttgataatatgAATCTAAAAAGTaatctaaaatttatattttataataacaattcTTTTGCAGAATGCCTCTTGCTAAAGATTTTCTTCATCCAAGTCCAGCtgaagagaaaaggaagcaCAAGTTAAAAAGACTTGTACAAAAACCAAATAGCTATTTTATGGATGTGAAATGCCCTGGATGTTATGCCATCAAAACCATTTTTTCACATGCACAGAGATCGGTAGAATGTGATGGATGTCGTACAATATTATGCACATCTACAGGTGGCAAAGCACGATTG is part of the Bombus fervidus isolate BK054 chromosome 7, iyBomFerv1, whole genome shotgun sequence genome and harbors:
- the Rps27 gene encoding ribosomal protein S27, with product MPLAKDFLHPSPAEEKRKHKLKRLVQKPNSYFMDVKCPGCYAIKTIFSHAQRSVECDGCRTILCTSTGGKARLTEGCSFRRKVQC